The following are encoded together in the Kineosporiaceae bacterium genome:
- a CDS encoding carbohydrate ABC transporter permease, giving the protein MSGARARRSRRRVDNLAALMVFVVMVFPVYWMVATALKPRADVFLETPKIIPNPITFEHFARVLSDGGFWGYARNSLLVVLVVVVLSMLTAFLAATALARFRFRGRRAYVVLILAVQMVPFEALLIPLFVMLSRAGLVDRLAGVMLAYLAFVLPFTIWTLRGFVANVPVELEEAALIDGCSRSQSFRLVLFPLIAPGLVATSVFAFIQAWNEFILANVVLQSKGVQTLPVWLAGYQSSFKETDWSGLMAASTLFAIPVIVFFILVQGRMQSSTVAGGVKG; this is encoded by the coding sequence ATGAGCGGCGCTCGCGCCCGGCGCTCGCGCCGACGGGTCGACAACCTGGCGGCGCTGATGGTGTTCGTCGTCATGGTGTTCCCGGTGTACTGGATGGTGGCCACGGCCCTCAAGCCGCGCGCCGACGTCTTCCTCGAGACACCGAAGATCATCCCGAACCCGATCACGTTCGAGCACTTCGCCCGAGTGCTGTCCGACGGGGGGTTCTGGGGCTACGCGCGCAACAGTCTGCTCGTCGTCCTGGTGGTCGTGGTGTTGTCGATGCTGACCGCGTTCCTCGCGGCCACGGCGCTGGCCCGGTTCCGGTTCCGCGGCCGGCGGGCCTACGTGGTGTTGATCCTGGCGGTCCAGATGGTGCCGTTCGAGGCGCTGTTGATCCCGCTGTTCGTGATGCTCTCGCGAGCCGGTCTGGTCGACCGGCTGGCCGGGGTGATGCTGGCCTACCTGGCCTTCGTGCTGCCCTTCACGATCTGGACGTTGCGCGGCTTCGTGGCCAACGTGCCGGTCGAACTGGAGGAGGCCGCCCTGATCGACGGGTGCAGCCGGTCGCAGTCGTTCCGGCTGGTGCTGTTCCCCCTGATCGCGCCAGGACTGGTTGCCACCAGCGTGTTCGCCTTCATTCAGGCCTGGAACGAGTTCATCCTGGCCAACGTGGTGCTGCAGTCCAAGGGGGTGCAGACGCTGCCGGTCTGGCTCGCCGGATACCAGAGCAGTTTCAAGGAGACCGACTGGAGCGGTCTGATGGCCGCCTCGACCCTGTTCGCCATCCCGGTCATCGTCTTCTTCATCCTGGTGCAGGGGCGGATGCAGTCGTCCACCGTCGCCGGCGGCGTGAAGGGCTGA
- a CDS encoding glycoside hydrolase family 3 protein: MRSELDELHALADAVLLPSFEGPTLPDLWFERLSSGLGGITLFATNVGTPEQVRELTARIHEANPDAVIAVDEEGGDVTRLQWAHGSSYPGNLALGRVNDVGLTRQLGEAIGADLARAGIDLNLAPSVDVNCEPDNPVIGVRSFGADPGQVSAHAAAWIAGHQARGVAACAKHFPGHGATTTDSHHDLPRLEVEREVLEPRELAPFRAAVAAGVRAVMTAHIVVSAVDAAAPVTLSRPALIGLLRGELGFDGLIVSDALDMAAIAATYGMPQGAVRALAAGVDALCLGPGASPAQVEGARTAIVEALRDGVLPVVRLAEASRRLRDLARWSARMRRPSTGPDEVAGLAAARRAITVSGTPVGPMPGPPLVVELDGRPNMAAGERLTRGLGDLLSALLPGTLVRRVGIHQDGTDLGHHLLADAAGRALVIVVRELHREPRVARVVDELRTARPDAIVVETGFPGPDSRHDAEHPDAEPGSLTWRGARVFTFGSAPVCLRAAAEVLAQRGR; encoded by the coding sequence GTGAGGTCCGAACTCGACGAACTCCACGCGCTGGCCGACGCCGTTCTGCTGCCCAGTTTCGAGGGACCCACCCTCCCGGACCTGTGGTTCGAACGCCTCTCCTCGGGCCTGGGCGGGATCACGCTGTTCGCGACGAACGTGGGCACTCCCGAGCAGGTGCGCGAGCTGACCGCCCGGATCCACGAGGCGAATCCGGACGCGGTGATCGCCGTGGACGAAGAGGGTGGCGACGTCACCCGGCTGCAGTGGGCGCACGGATCGAGTTACCCGGGCAATCTCGCCCTGGGCCGGGTGAACGACGTCGGACTCACCAGGCAGCTGGGCGAGGCCATCGGCGCGGATCTGGCACGTGCCGGGATCGATCTGAACCTGGCGCCGTCCGTCGACGTGAACTGCGAGCCCGACAACCCCGTGATCGGGGTGCGATCGTTCGGCGCCGACCCGGGCCAGGTCTCGGCCCACGCGGCGGCCTGGATCGCAGGGCACCAGGCCCGGGGCGTTGCCGCGTGCGCCAAGCACTTTCCGGGCCACGGGGCCACCACCACGGATTCACACCACGACCTGCCACGCCTCGAAGTCGAGCGCGAGGTACTCGAGCCACGCGAGCTGGCCCCGTTCCGGGCAGCCGTCGCGGCCGGCGTGCGCGCGGTGATGACGGCACACATCGTCGTGTCCGCGGTGGACGCCGCCGCCCCCGTCACCCTCAGCCGTCCAGCCCTGATCGGTCTGCTCCGAGGGGAGTTGGGCTTCGACGGGCTCATCGTCAGTGATGCCCTCGACATGGCGGCGATCGCGGCCACGTACGGCATGCCGCAGGGGGCAGTCCGCGCCCTGGCCGCCGGGGTCGATGCGTTGTGTCTGGGGCCCGGCGCGAGTCCGGCGCAGGTCGAGGGCGCCCGAACGGCCATCGTCGAGGCGCTGCGCGACGGCGTCCTGCCCGTGGTCAGGCTCGCCGAGGCGAGCCGGCGGCTGCGCGACCTCGCCCGATGGTCGGCTCGGATGCGCCGGCCGTCGACCGGTCCGGACGAGGTGGCCGGCCTGGCCGCGGCCCGGCGGGCGATCACGGTGTCGGGCACGCCCGTGGGTCCGATGCCGGGGCCACCGCTCGTCGTGGAGCTGGACGGCCGGCCCAACATGGCTGCGGGAGAACGGCTCACCCGTGGCCTGGGGGACCTGCTGAGTGCGCTGCTGCCCGGCACGCTGGTGCGGCGTGTGGGGATCCACCAGGACGGTACCGACCTGGGTCACCACCTGCTGGCTGACGCCGCCGGACGAGCGTTGGTGATCGTCGTCCGCGAGCTCCATCGTGAGCCGAGGGTCGCGCGGGTGGTCGACGAGCTGAGGACGGCGCGGCCGGATGCCATCGTGGTCGAGACCGGATTCCCCGGACCGGATTCTCGCCACGATGCGGAACACCCTGATGCCGAACCGGGGTCGTTGACCTGGCGTGGTGCCCGGGTGTTCACCTTCGGCAGCGCCCCGGTCTGCCTCCGGGCGGCGGCCGAGGTGTTGGCGCAGAGAGGGCGATGA
- a CDS encoding N-acetylmuramic acid 6-phosphate etherase, with translation MTADGGGTEDDDPSRRELDLLSTDDLVAVALDVELQVADAVRAARRDIARVAELAVARLSAGGRMIYVGAGTAGRLAALDATELPPTFGVRPGTVIALVAGGQAALLDAREGDEDDADAGIEAVAAVGTSPGDLVIGVSASGRTPFVVAALAEARHRGAATAALVNNPGTELAAGADRAIELLTGPELVVGSTRLKAGTAQKMALDVISTAVMIRTGHTFGNLMVAAPAVNAKLVRRAVRGVALACGVEPAAAQDALSAAGGSGPLAIVMLRRGLDATAAREALDAAGGRVREASAGR, from the coding sequence ATGACGGCGGATGGGGGCGGCACCGAGGATGACGACCCGAGCCGTCGTGAGCTCGATCTGCTGAGCACCGACGACCTGGTCGCCGTCGCGCTCGACGTCGAACTCCAGGTCGCCGACGCGGTTCGGGCCGCTCGCCGTGACATCGCCCGCGTGGCGGAGCTCGCCGTGGCGCGGCTCTCGGCCGGTGGCCGGATGATCTATGTCGGTGCCGGGACCGCGGGTCGTCTCGCCGCGCTGGACGCCACCGAACTGCCGCCCACCTTCGGGGTCCGCCCGGGCACGGTGATCGCCCTGGTCGCCGGGGGGCAGGCGGCGCTGCTCGATGCACGCGAAGGGGACGAGGACGACGCCGACGCCGGCATCGAGGCCGTGGCGGCCGTCGGGACGTCACCGGGCGATCTGGTGATCGGGGTCTCGGCGAGCGGCCGGACCCCGTTCGTGGTGGCCGCGCTGGCCGAGGCCCGGCACCGCGGTGCCGCCACTGCGGCCCTGGTGAACAACCCGGGAACGGAGCTGGCTGCCGGTGCGGACCGGGCCATCGAGCTGCTCACCGGTCCCGAACTCGTGGTCGGCTCCACCCGGCTCAAGGCGGGCACGGCTCAGAAGATGGCGCTGGACGTCATCTCGACCGCGGTGATGATCCGGACCGGTCACACCTTCGGCAACCTCATGGTGGCCGCGCCGGCGGTGAACGCGAAGCTGGTGCGACGCGCCGTCCGGGGGGTGGCCCTGGCCTGCGGCGTCGAGCCGGCAGCGGCGCAGGACGCGCTGTCGGCCGCCGGCGGTTCGGGACCGCTGGCGATCGTCATGCTGCGCCGTGGGCTCGACGCGACCGCCGCCCGCGAGGCGCTGGACGCCGCCGGGGGCCGGGTCCGTGAGGCGTCGGCCGGTCGCTGA
- a CDS encoding glycoside hydrolase family 6 protein, whose product MSLRTNIKITATGAAVVMVCGGVALTAAPVGPNSDDRIVTTLAKAGHERQAQAPAARRRPPTGSSTTAARGRAGKRPVAPSSPAAAPTMAPAVPAAPAAPAAPGAAAPVAPQPGVAGDPTSATTTVVPLAPTTTTTKAVPSSTPPTVTTTTKSAAPTTPTTSAAPKVPAVPASGLYVSPNIQEVILGSTSNAAELALLHKIADRPIATWLSGGSYNLTMAKTVSTRATAQGELAVFVIYNIPDRDCGGYSAGGTTSSEYLAWVTSVKNAIVGKAMIVLEPDAAVDAARCADPAGRLKLLHDAGNIFQQAGHRVYLDAGHPAWKTPAQAAAILKSVGMDAFDGIALNVSNFAATSSVSTYAAAISTAYGSSLHYVVDTSRNGNGAAAGSAWCNPSGRALGEPPRLGTSGTLDALLWVKVPGDTDGACNGGPASGFWKDYALGLVRNAAW is encoded by the coding sequence GTGAGCCTTCGGACCAACATCAAGATCACTGCTACGGGGGCGGCAGTCGTCATGGTGTGTGGCGGTGTCGCCCTCACGGCGGCGCCCGTCGGCCCCAACTCCGATGACCGCATCGTGACCACTCTGGCGAAGGCCGGGCACGAGCGTCAGGCTCAGGCTCCCGCGGCGCGGCGCCGTCCGCCGACCGGTTCGAGTACCACGGCCGCCCGGGGTCGCGCGGGCAAGCGTCCCGTTGCGCCGTCGAGTCCCGCCGCCGCCCCGACCATGGCCCCTGCTGTCCCCGCAGCGCCCGCAGCGCCCGCAGCGCCGGGTGCTGCCGCTCCTGTCGCGCCGCAGCCGGGCGTGGCCGGTGACCCCACCTCGGCCACCACGACGGTGGTGCCGCTGGCCCCGACGACGACCACCACCAAGGCGGTGCCGTCGTCCACGCCTCCCACGGTCACCACGACCACGAAGAGCGCCGCGCCCACGACGCCGACCACGAGCGCCGCACCGAAGGTGCCGGCCGTGCCCGCCTCGGGTCTCTACGTCAGCCCGAACATCCAGGAGGTCATCCTCGGGTCGACCTCGAATGCGGCCGAGCTGGCGCTGCTGCACAAGATCGCCGACCGCCCGATCGCCACCTGGCTCTCCGGCGGTTCGTACAACCTGACCATGGCCAAGACGGTCAGCACCCGGGCGACCGCGCAGGGCGAGCTCGCCGTCTTCGTGATCTACAACATCCCCGACCGGGACTGTGGTGGGTACTCGGCCGGCGGCACGACGTCGAGTGAGTACCTCGCCTGGGTGACCTCGGTGAAGAACGCCATCGTCGGCAAGGCGATGATCGTGCTCGAGCCGGACGCCGCGGTCGACGCGGCTCGATGTGCCGACCCCGCGGGGCGCCTGAAGCTGCTCCACGATGCCGGCAACATCTTCCAGCAGGCCGGTCACCGCGTGTACCTGGACGCCGGGCACCCGGCCTGGAAGACCCCGGCGCAGGCGGCCGCGATCCTGAAGAGCGTCGGGATGGACGCCTTCGATGGCATCGCGCTGAACGTGAGCAACTTCGCCGCCACGTCCTCGGTGTCCACCTATGCGGCGGCGATCTCCACGGCGTACGGTTCGTCGCTGCACTACGTGGTCGACACCTCGCGCAACGGCAACGGGGCGGCTGCCGGCAGCGCGTGGTGCAACCCGAGTGGCCGAGCCCTCGGTGAACCGCCCCGGCTGGGCACCAGCGGCACCCTCGATGCCCTGCTCTGGGTCAAGGTGCCCGGCGACACCGACGGTGCCTGCAACGGCGGTCCGGCGTCCGGCTTCTGGAAGGACTACGCACTGGGCCTGGTGCGCAACGCCGCCTGGTGA
- a CDS encoding acyl-CoA dehydrogenase → MSHYKHNLRDVEFTLFDVLGRDAVLGTEAFPDVDGETAREMLGQVAKLATDKLASSLVDSDRNPPLFDPISHSVTLPASFHESYRAYVDSEFWRSDLQPEIGGHPVPPSLRWAMAEFVLGANPAIHMYGTGFAFARILYALGNEAQKKIAGHMVEHRWGCTMVLTEPDAGSDVGAGRAKAVQQPDGTWHITGVKRFITSGDADIFENIVHLVLARPEGAGPGTKGLSLFVVPKFLVDTETGELGERNGVFVTNVEHKMGLKVSASCELRFGEVDGIPAVGTLVGDVHDGIAQMFKVIEAARMFVGTKAIATLSTGYLNALDYAKNRVQGPDLTRSTDKTAPRVTITHHPDVRRSLMLQKAYAEGLRALVLYTASQQDAVFVAEARGERDELAERVNDLLLPLVKGCGSERSWVLLGTESLQTFGGSGFLQDYPIEQYVRDAKIDTLYEGTTAIQGMDFFFRKIVRDKGQSLTHLAGQIAEFVKAAGAEDALAVERELLGKALDDVQGIVGFMVGALMSAHPKAEGGDVRNVYKVGQNTTRLLMAAGDLVIGWLLLRSAEVAAGKLAAEGISASERSFYEGKIAAARFFARTVLPRLTAERAIAETTDNALMDLDEAAF, encoded by the coding sequence ATGAGCCACTACAAGCACAACCTGCGCGACGTGGAGTTCACCCTGTTCGACGTGCTGGGACGCGACGCCGTCCTGGGCACCGAGGCCTTCCCCGACGTGGACGGCGAGACCGCCCGCGAGATGCTGGGGCAGGTGGCCAAGCTGGCCACCGACAAGCTCGCGTCGTCCCTGGTCGACTCCGACCGCAACCCACCCCTGTTCGACCCCATCAGCCACTCGGTCACGCTGCCCGCCTCGTTCCACGAGAGCTACCGCGCCTACGTCGACAGCGAGTTCTGGCGCAGCGACCTGCAGCCCGAGATCGGCGGCCACCCCGTGCCGCCGTCGCTGCGCTGGGCGATGGCCGAGTTCGTCCTCGGGGCCAACCCCGCCATCCACATGTACGGCACCGGGTTCGCCTTCGCCCGCATCCTGTACGCCCTGGGTAACGAGGCCCAGAAGAAGATCGCCGGCCACATGGTCGAGCACCGCTGGGGCTGCACCATGGTGCTCACCGAGCCGGACGCCGGGTCGGACGTGGGTGCCGGGCGCGCCAAGGCCGTGCAGCAGCCCGACGGGACCTGGCACATCACCGGCGTCAAGCGGTTCATCACCAGCGGTGACGCCGACATCTTCGAGAACATCGTGCACCTGGTGCTGGCGCGCCCCGAAGGGGCCGGCCCGGGCACCAAGGGGCTCTCGTTGTTCGTGGTGCCGAAGTTCCTCGTCGACACCGAGACCGGCGAGCTGGGCGAGCGCAACGGCGTCTTCGTCACCAATGTCGAGCACAAGATGGGCCTGAAGGTCTCGGCCAGTTGTGAACTGCGCTTCGGCGAGGTGGACGGCATCCCCGCCGTGGGCACCCTGGTCGGCGACGTGCACGACGGCATCGCCCAGATGTTCAAGGTGATCGAGGCGGCCCGGATGTTCGTGGGCACCAAGGCGATCGCCACCCTGTCGACCGGATACCTCAACGCGCTCGACTACGCCAAGAACCGGGTGCAGGGCCCCGACCTGACCCGCTCGACCGACAAGACCGCCCCGAGGGTCACCATCACCCATCACCCCGACGTGCGCCGCTCACTGATGCTGCAGAAGGCCTACGCCGAGGGGCTGCGCGCCCTGGTGCTCTACACCGCCAGCCAGCAGGACGCCGTGTTCGTCGCCGAGGCGCGAGGTGAGCGGGACGAGTTGGCCGAGCGGGTCAACGACCTGTTGCTGCCGCTGGTCAAGGGCTGTGGTTCCGAGCGCTCCTGGGTGCTGCTCGGCACCGAGAGCCTGCAGACCTTCGGCGGCAGCGGATTCCTGCAGGACTACCCCATCGAGCAGTACGTGCGGGACGCCAAGATCGACACCCTCTACGAGGGCACCACGGCCATCCAGGGCATGGACTTCTTCTTCCGCAAGATCGTGCGCGACAAGGGCCAGTCCCTGACCCACCTGGCCGGCCAGATCGCCGAGTTCGTCAAGGCCGCCGGCGCCGAGGATGCGCTCGCGGTCGAGCGCGAGCTGCTCGGCAAGGCGCTGGACGACGTCCAGGGCATCGTCGGGTTCATGGTCGGGGCGTTGATGAGCGCTCACCCGAAGGCCGAGGGCGGCGACGTCCGCAACGTCTACAAGGTCGGCCAGAACACCACACGGCTGCTGATGGCCGCCGGTGACCTGGTGATCGGCTGGCTGCTGCTGCGTAGCGCGGAGGTCGCGGCCGGCAAGCTCGCCGCCGAGGGCATCAGCGCGAGCGAGCGATCGTTCTACGAGGGCAAGATCGCCGCAGCGCGGTTCTTCGCCCGCACGGTCCTGCCGAGGTTGACGGCCGAGCGGGCGATCGCCGAGACCACCGACAACGCCCTGATGGACCTCGACGAGGCAGCGTTCTAG
- a CDS encoding GlsB/YeaQ/YmgE family stress response membrane protein produces the protein MTVNGIIAAIVIGLIIGALGRLVVPGKQNIPIWMTIAVGIIAALIGSAIVGPMRNTSGIDWVELLVQVVLAAGGVLLVTTMRGRRSIH, from the coding sequence ATGACCGTCAACGGCATCATCGCCGCGATCGTCATCGGGCTGATCATCGGCGCGCTGGGCCGACTGGTCGTGCCCGGCAAGCAGAACATCCCGATCTGGATGACCATCGCCGTCGGTATCATCGCTGCCCTGATCGGCAGCGCCATCGTCGGGCCGATGCGCAACACCTCGGGGATCGACTGGGTCGAACTGCTGGTGCAGGTGGTGTTGGCCGCCGGTGGCGTGCTGCTGGTGACCACCATGCGCGGCAGACGTAGCATCCACTGA
- a CDS encoding beta-lactamase family protein — MAGLHVEVDPAELGLDADGLARVDAALARYVDAGHLPGYHLVITRRGRVVHNSLVGRRDVERDLPVTATTLWRIYSMTKPITAVAAMMLYEEGAFQLTDPIARYLPSFADSRVYTGGSDVKAMTVPTPEPVRIWHLLTHTSGLTYGFHRMHPVDAMLRAQGYEWGSPPGVDLATAVDYWASLPLLFTPGTEWNYSLATDVLGRLIEVVSGQSLDAFLADRITGPLGMGDTGFRVSGSDVDRLATLYVATPDGGMRAHPELGDVCLDPPLLAGGGGLVSTAADYQRFARFLARGGELDGVRLLSPKTVAYMTRNHLPGNADLQTFGRPVFSEIPQDGVGFGLGMAVVVDATAARMVCSAGEYNWGGAASTTFWVDPVEQLEVVFMTQLLPSSTYPVRPLLRQTIYGALTG, encoded by the coding sequence ATGGCCGGACTGCACGTCGAGGTGGATCCCGCCGAACTGGGGTTGGACGCCGACGGGCTGGCCAGGGTCGATGCGGCCCTGGCCCGCTACGTCGACGCCGGGCACCTACCCGGGTATCACCTGGTGATCACCCGGCGCGGACGGGTGGTGCACAACAGCCTGGTCGGGCGACGCGATGTCGAGCGCGACCTGCCGGTCACCGCCACCACGCTGTGGCGGATCTACTCCATGACCAAGCCGATCACGGCGGTCGCGGCGATGATGCTCTACGAGGAGGGGGCGTTCCAGCTCACCGACCCGATCGCGCGCTACCTGCCGTCGTTCGCCGATTCCCGGGTCTACACCGGGGGTTCGGACGTCAAGGCGATGACGGTGCCCACCCCCGAACCGGTGCGGATCTGGCACCTGCTGACCCATACCTCCGGCCTGACCTACGGCTTCCATCGGATGCACCCGGTCGATGCCATGCTGCGCGCCCAGGGCTACGAGTGGGGCAGCCCACCCGGGGTCGACCTGGCGACAGCGGTCGACTACTGGGCCAGCCTGCCCCTGCTGTTCACCCCGGGCACCGAGTGGAACTACTCGCTGGCCACCGACGTGCTGGGCCGGCTGATCGAGGTGGTCAGCGGCCAGAGCCTGGACGCCTTCCTCGCCGACCGGATCACCGGCCCACTCGGCATGGGCGACACCGGATTCCGGGTCAGCGGGTCGGATGTCGACCGGCTGGCGACGTTGTACGTCGCAACCCCGGACGGCGGGATGCGCGCCCATCCCGAACTGGGCGACGTCTGCCTCGACCCCCCGCTGCTGGCCGGCGGCGGCGGCCTGGTCTCGACCGCCGCCGACTATCAGCGGTTCGCCCGATTCCTGGCGCGCGGCGGCGAGCTGGACGGCGTCCGGCTGTTGAGCCCGAAGACCGTCGCGTACATGACCCGCAATCACCTGCCGGGCAACGCCGACCTGCAGACCTTCGGGCGCCCGGTGTTCAGTGAGATCCCCCAGGACGGCGTGGGTTTCGGCCTCGGCATGGCAGTCGTGGTCGATGCCACGGCGGCCCGCATGGTCTGCTCGGCCGGGGAGTACAACTGGGGCGGCGCAGCCAGCACCACGTTCTGGGTCGACCCGGTCGAACAGCTCGAGGTGGTGTTCATGACCCAACTGCTGCCGTCGAGCACCTACCCGGTGCGACCTCTGCTGCGCCAGACGATCTACGGGGCACTGACGGGTTGA
- the ptsP gene encoding phosphoenolpyruvate--protein phosphotransferase: MGDPSSPGAPQTRQGIGVSPGTAYGPVVQVAPPVRPPAGEPAATDTDAALVRIRAAFEGVAQDLTARAATADDTAQQILTATALIARDKGLIKGAGKHLAAGKGPAAAVHAAVEDFADQFTALGGYFAERVTDLRDVGSRALARLLGVPAPGIPVFSTPSVVVAEDLAPAETATLDRSLVLAIVTEAGGRTSHTAILAAQMGIPAVVQLAGATGITPGTEIAVDGDSGEVTLNPTRAYVDELVVRRQRRAEALADSHGPGRTRDGHPVALLANIGGVEDAVQAAAQDLEGVGLFRTEFVFLSAERAPTVAEQTEIYRQVFAPFGDRRVVVRTLDAGADKPLAFADLGPEENPALGRRGLRLSAERPELLDAQLEALAIAARETGADVRVMAPMVATAEEAAWFARRVRENGLPKAGVMIEVPGAALRAAHVLAEVDFASLGTNDLAQYTMAADRMQGELADLLDPWQPAVLDVIAAACAGAASTGKPIGVCGEAGGDPLLALVLVGMGVSSLSMAPSKVGLVRFALSTHSLPECQRLAALARDARTARDALDAVRSEAHQSLTNML, encoded by the coding sequence ATGGGTGATCCATCGAGCCCGGGTGCACCGCAGACCCGACAGGGCATCGGGGTCAGCCCGGGTACGGCGTACGGGCCGGTGGTGCAAGTGGCACCACCGGTCCGGCCGCCGGCCGGCGAACCTGCTGCCACCGACACCGACGCCGCCCTGGTGCGCATCAGGGCCGCCTTCGAGGGCGTGGCCCAGGACCTCACCGCCCGGGCCGCCACCGCGGACGACACCGCTCAACAGATCCTCACCGCCACCGCCCTGATCGCCCGTGACAAGGGACTGATCAAGGGGGCCGGCAAACACCTGGCCGCCGGCAAGGGTCCGGCCGCGGCCGTGCACGCCGCCGTGGAGGACTTCGCCGACCAGTTCACCGCCCTCGGAGGGTATTTCGCCGAGCGGGTCACCGACCTGCGGGACGTGGGCTCGAGGGCGCTGGCCCGGCTGCTCGGCGTTCCGGCTCCCGGCATCCCGGTGTTCAGCACGCCCAGTGTGGTGGTGGCCGAGGACCTGGCCCCGGCCGAGACCGCCACCCTGGACCGATCCCTGGTGCTCGCGATCGTCACCGAGGCCGGCGGACGCACCAGCCACACCGCGATCCTGGCCGCTCAGATGGGTATCCCGGCCGTGGTGCAGCTGGCCGGCGCCACCGGCATCACGCCCGGCACCGAGATCGCCGTGGACGGCGACTCCGGTGAGGTCACGCTCAACCCGACGCGGGCGTACGTGGACGAGCTCGTCGTCCGGCGGCAGCGGCGCGCCGAGGCGCTGGCCGACAGCCACGGCCCGGGACGCACCCGAGACGGTCACCCGGTGGCCCTGCTGGCGAACATCGGCGGGGTCGAGGACGCCGTCCAGGCGGCCGCGCAGGATCTCGAGGGGGTGGGCCTGTTCCGCACCGAGTTCGTGTTCCTGTCGGCCGAGCGCGCCCCGACCGTGGCGGAACAGACCGAGATCTACCGGCAGGTGTTCGCGCCGTTCGGCGACCGGCGGGTCGTCGTGCGCACGCTGGACGCCGGCGCCGACAAGCCGCTCGCCTTCGCCGATCTCGGCCCGGAGGAGAACCCCGCTCTGGGACGACGCGGATTGCGGCTGTCCGCCGAGCGGCCGGAGCTGCTCGACGCCCAGTTGGAGGCGTTGGCCATCGCGGCGCGCGAGACCGGCGCCGACGTCCGGGTGATGGCACCGATGGTGGCCACCGCCGAGGAGGCAGCCTGGTTCGCGCGCCGGGTCCGGGAGAACGGCCTGCCCAAGGCCGGGGTGATGATCGAGGTGCCCGGGGCGGCATTGCGTGCCGCCCACGTGCTCGCCGAGGTCGACTTCGCCAGCCTGGGCACCAACGACCTGGCCCAGTACACGATGGCCGCCGACCGGATGCAGGGTGAACTCGCCGATCTGCTCGACCCGTGGCAACCCGCCGTGCTCGACGTGATCGCCGCGGCCTGCGCCGGAGCGGCGAGTACCGGCAAGCCGATCGGGGTCTGCGGTGAGGCGGGCGGGGATCCGTTGCTCGCCCTGGTGCTCGTGGGTATGGGGGTGTCGAGCCTGTCGATGGCGCCCTCGAAGGTGGGCCTGGTGCGGTTCGCGTTGTCGACGCACAGCCTGCCGGAGTGCCAGCGGCTGGCCGCCCTCGCCCGGGACGCCCGCACGGCGCGCGACGCCCTCGACGCCGTCCGATCCGAGGCCCACCAGAGCTTGACCAACATGCTCTGA
- a CDS encoding HPr family phosphocarrier protein, with protein MARRTVTIASSVGLHARPASLFVQAAAETGLDVEIAKVGEEPVDATSILAVMALGAEHGQEVELTAEGDGADAALDSLVALLARDLDAE; from the coding sequence ATGGCACGACGAACGGTCACCATCGCCTCTTCGGTGGGCCTGCACGCCCGGCCCGCATCCCTGTTCGTGCAAGCCGCCGCCGAAACCGGCCTGGACGTCGAGATCGCCAAGGTCGGTGAGGAGCCGGTCGACGCGACCAGCATCCTGGCCGTGATGGCCCTGGGCGCCGAGCACGGCCAGGAGGTCGAACTGACCGCCGAGGGGGACGGCGCCGACGCAGCGCTGGACTCGCTGGTGGCCTTGCTGGCGCGCGACCTCGACGCGGAGTGA